Proteins found in one Geomonas subterranea genomic segment:
- a CDS encoding LegC family aminotransferase, with product MEIDKVVSALRSVLPVRDFIGLHEPCFAGNEWCYVKECLDTGWVSSVGKFVDRFEEQLAAYTGARKAVAVVNGTAALHVCLLLVGVEQGDEVLMPALTFIATANAVSYCGAVPHFVDSEETTLGLDPIRLGAYLEDATEIRSGQCFNKSTGRRIKAVVPMHAFGHPVDLDPLLEVCHRFHLELVEDAAESLGSFYKGRHTGNWGRVSAVSFNGNKLVTTGGGGAILTNDEELGRLAKHLTTTAKIPHRWNFCHDMIGFNYRMPNLNAALGCAQLEQLDGFLDKKRALAQRYRAALADLEGVRFFQEQAYARSNYWLNVLLLDEEHADKRDALLARTNDLGIMTRPAWMLMHKLPMFQHCPGMDLSVAESLERRIINIPSSAFLGDGDGKA from the coding sequence ATGGAGATAGACAAAGTCGTCAGTGCACTTCGGTCAGTGCTCCCGGTGCGTGATTTCATCGGCTTGCACGAGCCCTGCTTCGCCGGGAATGAGTGGTGCTATGTCAAGGAGTGTTTGGATACCGGGTGGGTATCTTCCGTTGGTAAATTCGTAGACCGGTTCGAGGAGCAGCTGGCCGCGTACACGGGTGCCCGAAAAGCCGTCGCGGTGGTGAACGGTACTGCCGCTCTTCACGTATGTCTCTTGCTGGTAGGCGTTGAGCAGGGGGACGAGGTGCTGATGCCGGCGCTCACCTTTATAGCGACGGCAAACGCGGTGAGCTATTGCGGTGCTGTTCCCCATTTTGTCGATAGCGAAGAGACCACGCTGGGCCTTGATCCGATACGTCTGGGCGCCTATCTGGAAGATGCAACGGAAATCCGGTCGGGGCAGTGTTTTAACAAGAGCACCGGGCGCCGCATTAAAGCAGTGGTGCCGATGCATGCCTTTGGCCACCCGGTCGACCTTGATCCACTGCTGGAGGTCTGTCACCGGTTCCATCTGGAGCTTGTCGAAGATGCCGCAGAATCGCTGGGCTCCTTTTACAAAGGGCGCCACACCGGTAACTGGGGGCGCGTTTCTGCGGTCAGTTTCAACGGCAACAAGCTGGTGACGACCGGTGGCGGTGGCGCCATCCTGACCAACGATGAAGAGCTCGGTCGGCTGGCAAAACACCTGACCACAACTGCAAAAATTCCGCACCGCTGGAATTTTTGCCATGACATGATCGGTTTCAACTATCGCATGCCGAACCTAAATGCTGCTCTTGGCTGCGCTCAGTTGGAGCAATTAGATGGATTTCTGGATAAAAAGCGCGCACTCGCGCAGCGCTACAGAGCGGCTTTGGCAGATCTCGAAGGAGTGCGTTTCTTCCAGGAGCAGGCGTATGCTCGCAGCAACTATTGGCTGAACGTCCTGCTGTTGGATGAGGAGCATGCCGACAAGCGGGATGCGCTGCTAGCTCGTACCAACGATCTGGGCATCATGACGCGGCCCGCATGGATGCTGATGCACAAACTCCCCATGTTTCAGCACTGCCCAGGCATGGACCTTTCCGTAGCGGAGAGTTTGGAGCGCAGGATCATCAACATTCCGAGCAGCGCGTTTCTAGGAGACGGTGATGGCAAAGCGTAG
- the neuC gene encoding UDP-N-acetylglucosamine 2-epimerase, whose product MAKRRVCVATGSRAEYGLLSTVMRGIQQDEDLDLQVVATGMHLSPEFGLTWRVIESDGFRIDAKVEMLLSSDSPVGIAKSIGLGTMGCAEAFDRLKPDILLLLGDRFEILAAAQAALVARIPIAHIAGGDTTEGAFDEAIRHSVTKMAHLHFVTNEAAAKRVRQLGEDPAHIHIVGSPGIDQIKSLRLLSRPELAQELGFDFKEKNLLVTFHPVTLEQIPARQQFQELLDALDQLGSGTGVIFTKPNADTDGRDIIAMTDAYVASRPHTRAYTSLGQLRYLSAMAQVDAVVGNSSSGLYEAPSFGKPTVNIGDRQKGRLQAPSVINCDAYAGEILAAIGEAFQRDCSGTANPYGDGHSAERIVAYLKQVKDPKALLKKHFHEVTP is encoded by the coding sequence ATGGCAAAGCGTAGAGTATGCGTGGCTACTGGGAGCCGCGCGGAATACGGCCTTCTCTCGACCGTGATGCGAGGGATTCAACAGGACGAAGATCTTGATCTGCAAGTGGTCGCCACAGGTATGCACCTCTCTCCCGAGTTCGGGCTCACTTGGCGCGTCATCGAGAGCGACGGGTTCCGCATTGACGCCAAGGTCGAGATGTTGCTTTCCAGCGATTCTCCGGTCGGCATAGCCAAGTCGATCGGGCTTGGGACCATGGGGTGTGCGGAAGCGTTCGACCGTCTGAAGCCAGACATTCTTCTCTTGCTCGGGGACCGCTTCGAAATTCTGGCAGCGGCACAAGCCGCGCTTGTTGCACGAATCCCCATCGCTCATATTGCAGGCGGGGATACTACTGAAGGTGCCTTCGACGAGGCGATCCGGCACAGCGTCACGAAGATGGCACACCTGCACTTTGTCACGAATGAAGCTGCCGCAAAAAGGGTGCGACAGCTTGGTGAGGACCCTGCACACATCCACATAGTAGGGAGTCCCGGCATTGACCAGATAAAGTCTCTGAGGTTGCTGTCACGTCCAGAGTTGGCACAGGAACTTGGCTTTGATTTCAAGGAGAAGAACCTCTTGGTCACGTTTCACCCGGTAACACTCGAGCAGATTCCTGCGAGACAGCAGTTTCAAGAATTGCTCGATGCGCTCGACCAGCTGGGGAGCGGAACAGGTGTCATCTTCACCAAGCCGAACGCCGATACGGATGGCCGGGACATTATCGCCATGACCGATGCCTATGTCGCCAGCCGCCCCCACACTCGTGCCTACACGTCTCTGGGGCAACTCCGGTACCTGAGCGCCATGGCACAGGTGGATGCGGTGGTAGGCAATTCTTCCAGTGGTCTTTATGAAGCGCCTTCGTTCGGAAAACCTACTGTCAATATCGGAGACCGGCAGAAGGGACGCCTGCAGGCCCCATCGGTAATCAACTGCGATGCCTATGCCGGCGAAATCCTCGCCGCCATAGGCGAAGCTTTCCAACGCGACTGTTCCGGAACCGCGAACCCCTATGGCGACGGGCACAGTGCCGAGCGCATCGTCGCTTACCTTAAGCAGGTGAAAGATCCAAAGGCGCTACTCAAAAAGCACTTCCACGAGGTGACCCCGTGA
- the neuB gene encoding N-acetylneuraminate synthase encodes MANSHVYVIAEAGVNHNGSLDMAKELVEVAAKAGADAVKFQTFRADRLVSGNAPKADYQRRSCGGDESQYAMLKKLELGEEAHAELITHCKLHGIQFLSTPFDAESVDLLGGTLDLPTIKIPSGEITNAPLLLKIASLGKPVIMSTGMCTLADVEAALGVLAFGFTCPGAHPGVAGFEAAYASSEGQQSLREKVILLHCTTEYPAPFAEVNLRAMDTLASAFGLAVGFSDHTEGVAIPVAAAARGAVVVEKHFTLDRSLPGPDHKASLEPDELCEMVKAIRQVEIALGSGRKVPAPSEIKNAAVARKSIVAARDIREGEAYCSDNLCIKRPGSGLSPLRYWDVVGRRAARNYAKDEVIEL; translated from the coding sequence ATAGCGAATAGCCACGTTTACGTCATTGCAGAGGCGGGGGTGAATCACAACGGATCGTTGGATATGGCAAAGGAACTCGTCGAGGTGGCAGCGAAGGCCGGCGCCGACGCGGTTAAATTCCAGACCTTCCGTGCCGACCGGTTAGTGAGCGGCAACGCTCCCAAGGCCGATTATCAAAGAAGGTCTTGTGGAGGCGACGAGTCGCAGTATGCCATGCTTAAGAAACTGGAGTTAGGGGAAGAGGCGCACGCTGAACTAATCACTCATTGCAAGTTGCACGGTATCCAGTTTCTTTCGACACCCTTTGATGCAGAGAGTGTAGATCTTCTGGGGGGAACACTTGATCTTCCGACGATAAAGATCCCTTCTGGTGAAATCACCAATGCGCCGCTGCTGCTGAAGATCGCCAGCCTGGGCAAGCCGGTGATCATGTCCACGGGCATGTGCACGCTGGCCGACGTGGAAGCCGCGCTCGGCGTGCTTGCCTTTGGTTTTACCTGCCCAGGCGCCCATCCCGGAGTTGCCGGTTTTGAGGCGGCCTATGCTTCCAGTGAAGGGCAGCAGTCCCTGCGTGAAAAGGTGATCCTGCTGCACTGCACGACGGAGTATCCGGCGCCCTTTGCTGAAGTGAACCTGCGCGCGATGGATACTTTGGCGTCGGCTTTCGGCCTTGCGGTTGGATTCTCTGATCACACGGAGGGGGTCGCCATTCCTGTTGCAGCCGCGGCTCGAGGTGCGGTGGTTGTCGAGAAGCATTTTACTCTCGACCGTTCCCTTCCGGGTCCTGACCACAAGGCATCGCTGGAGCCGGATGAGCTCTGCGAGATGGTGAAGGCGATCCGTCAGGTGGAGATAGCGCTTGGTTCCGGCAGAAAAGTTCCGGCACCATCCGAGATCAAGAACGCCGCTGTCGCAAGAAAGAGTATCGTAGCGGCGCGTGACATCCGGGAAGGTGAAGCATACTGCAGCGACAACCTCTGCATCAAACGGCCGGGGAGCGGTCTATCCCCCTTGCGCTACTGGGATGTGGTGGGGCGACGTGCAGCAAGGAATTATGCCAAGGACGAGGTGATTGAGCTATGA
- a CDS encoding acetyltransferase: MSDPVLIIGAGGHAKVLVEALLAEGALIAGMLDADPARLGDSVLGVPVIGDDNTAEDFPRDAVRLVNGIGSIGLPEMRRSIFERFSARGYRFATVVHPSAVVASDVELGAGAQIMAGAVLQPGCRIGDNVIINTRASVDHDCTIGDHTHIAPGVTLSGGVTVGSGCHVGTGATVIQGVRIGDGSVIGAGAVVTKDVAAGLTVVGVPAKVVVR; the protein is encoded by the coding sequence ATGAGCGATCCGGTGCTGATCATCGGCGCGGGGGGGCATGCAAAGGTTCTGGTCGAAGCGCTTTTGGCCGAGGGTGCATTGATAGCAGGCATGCTGGATGCGGACCCCGCTCGATTGGGAGACAGCGTGCTCGGGGTGCCCGTCATCGGGGACGACAATACCGCTGAAGATTTCCCCCGTGATGCCGTCCGGCTGGTTAACGGCATCGGTTCCATCGGGCTGCCCGAGATGCGCAGGTCGATCTTTGAGAGGTTCTCGGCACGGGGGTATCGTTTCGCCACGGTGGTTCATCCTTCCGCAGTGGTAGCCTCCGATGTCGAACTCGGCGCGGGTGCGCAGATCATGGCAGGTGCAGTGCTCCAGCCTGGCTGTCGTATCGGGGACAACGTCATCATCAACACCCGCGCCTCGGTGGACCACGACTGCACCATTGGGGATCACACGCATATTGCTCCTGGCGTAACGCTTTCCGGTGGTGTCACGGTGGGATCGGGATGCCATGTGGGAACCGGTGCGACCGTGATCCAAGGTGTGCGAATAGGCGACGGGAGCGTCATCGGGGCTGGAGCGGTTGTTACTAAGGACGTTGCGGCGGGATTGACCGTGGTTGGTGTTCCGGCGAAGGTGGTGGTGCGATGA
- a CDS encoding nucleotidyltransferase family protein: protein MKDWRKTLISADTTLRETIRVIDSGALRIALVVDASQKLLGTVSDGDIRRGILRGCSLEDSVQQVLNRTPTVAAQNEAKDQILALMRLKQVHQIPVIDGEGRVIGLEIVERILETPQYDNCVVLMAGGLGSRLKPLTDDTPKPLLKVGGKPILETILENFIHYGFTNFRISVNYKGELIEDYFGDGSRWGARIEYLRESKKLGTAGALGLLTERPHLPVLVMNGDVLTKVNFQQLLEFHREHRALATMCVREYDFQVPYGVVTVDNHRILNIEEKPVQRFFVNAGIYVLEPEALDMIPKDTFFDMPTLFEKVVGQQKETAVFPIREYWLDIGRMDDFQRAEGEFGKVFE from the coding sequence ATGAAAGACTGGAGAAAGACTCTTATAAGTGCAGACACGACCCTGCGGGAAACCATCCGCGTCATCGACAGCGGCGCACTCAGGATCGCCCTCGTGGTCGATGCCAGTCAAAAACTGCTCGGCACCGTAAGTGACGGCGACATTCGACGCGGTATTTTACGGGGGTGCTCGCTGGAAGACAGCGTGCAGCAGGTTCTTAACAGAACACCAACCGTTGCCGCGCAGAACGAGGCAAAGGACCAGATCCTGGCGCTGATGAGGCTTAAACAGGTTCACCAGATACCCGTCATAGATGGTGAAGGGCGGGTCATTGGGCTCGAAATAGTCGAACGGATCCTGGAGACCCCGCAGTACGACAACTGCGTGGTCCTGATGGCGGGAGGTTTGGGGTCTCGCCTCAAGCCCCTCACCGACGATACGCCAAAGCCGCTGCTTAAGGTAGGTGGCAAGCCCATACTCGAGACGATTCTCGAAAATTTCATTCATTACGGGTTCACCAACTTCCGGATATCCGTCAACTACAAAGGGGAGTTGATAGAGGATTACTTCGGGGATGGCTCGCGCTGGGGAGCGCGCATCGAGTACCTCCGCGAGAGCAAGAAGCTCGGCACTGCCGGCGCATTGGGACTTCTGACCGAGCGCCCCCACCTTCCCGTCTTGGTCATGAACGGTGACGTGTTGACCAAGGTGAATTTCCAGCAGTTGTTGGAGTTCCATCGGGAGCACCGGGCGTTGGCGACCATGTGCGTGCGGGAGTACGATTTCCAGGTTCCCTACGGTGTCGTCACCGTAGACAATCACAGGATTCTGAATATCGAGGAGAAGCCGGTGCAACGGTTCTTTGTCAACGCCGGCATCTATGTACTGGAGCCGGAGGCTCTGGATATGATACCCAAGGACACTTTCTTCGACATGCCGACGCTTTTCGAAAAGGTGGTTGGGCAGCAGAAGGAAACAGCGGTATTCCCCATTCGGGAGTACTGGCTGGATATTGGCAGAATGGATGATTTCCAACGCGCGGAAGGTGAATTCGGCAAGGTGTTCGAATGA
- a CDS encoding Gfo/Idh/MocA family protein, whose protein sequence is MKALIIGYGSIGSRHARILAELGCDMAVVSSRPITDYRRFSTIAESVSVFQPDYVVVATETAKHYAGLCELAESGFAGSVLVEKPLFHEQKQMPQHQFENVFVAYNLRFHPLLQELRHLLKAETVVSVQAYVGQYLPGWRPGRDYRDGYSADGGAGGGVLRDLSHELDYLNWLLGGWQQLTALGGHYSALEISSDDVFAVMLTTARCPVVTVQLNYLDRLTRRELVINTQQHTIGINFITGELVVDDVRQHFTAERDHTYREMHRAALEGQADFLCTLEEGIDVVRMVAAAERAVTERRWIWK, encoded by the coding sequence ATGAAGGCGCTGATTATTGGCTATGGGTCGATAGGGAGCAGGCATGCACGCATTCTGGCTGAACTCGGTTGCGACATGGCCGTGGTCAGTTCCCGCCCCATTACCGATTATCGAAGGTTCAGCACGATCGCTGAATCCGTCTCCGTATTCCAGCCAGACTACGTGGTGGTAGCCACTGAGACCGCGAAGCATTATGCCGGACTGTGCGAACTGGCAGAGAGCGGCTTTGCTGGAAGCGTGCTGGTGGAAAAGCCGCTCTTCCACGAACAGAAGCAGATGCCACAACATCAGTTTGAAAACGTGTTCGTTGCGTACAACCTGAGGTTCCACCCGCTGCTACAGGAGTTGCGGCACTTGCTCAAAGCCGAAACGGTCGTTTCGGTCCAAGCCTACGTCGGCCAGTACTTGCCTGGCTGGCGGCCCGGTCGGGACTACAGGGACGGGTACTCTGCCGACGGTGGCGCCGGTGGTGGAGTATTACGTGATTTGAGCCACGAACTGGATTATCTTAACTGGCTGCTGGGCGGATGGCAGCAGTTGACCGCGCTTGGGGGGCACTACAGCGCGTTGGAGATCAGCAGCGATGACGTGTTCGCCGTGATGCTGACTACCGCACGCTGCCCGGTGGTGACTGTGCAACTGAACTACCTGGACCGGCTTACCCGGCGTGAACTGGTCATCAATACGCAGCAGCACACCATTGGCATCAATTTCATAACCGGTGAACTCGTGGTCGATGATGTGCGGCAGCATTTTACTGCGGAGAGGGACCATACCTACCGCGAGATGCACCGCGCTGCCCTTGAAGGGCAAGCCGATTTTCTCTGCACCCTTGAAGAAGGCATTGACGTGGTGCGAATGGTGGCCGCTGCCGAGCGGGCTGTGACTGAAAGGAGATGGATATGGAAGTGA